The sequence ATGCATGGGATCTGTCGGTGCGCGCCGCGCATCTGGACGACACGACGGGTTTCTTCAACGGCACCAGCGTGTTTTTGTCGCCGCTCGGTCATGAAGAAGCGCAATGCGTGGTCGACATCCAGAAGCCGGACGGCGCCGCGTATCGCAACTGGCGCGTCGCGACCGCGTTGCCGGAGGCGCGCGGCACGAAGCGCTACGGCTTCGGCGAGTATCGCGCGCAAAACTACGACGAGCTGATCGATCATCCGGTGACGCTGGGTCAATTCGAGTTGGCGACCTTCGACGCGCATGGCGTGCCGCACGACATCGTGATCGCCGGCCGCGTGATCGGGCTGGACATGGCGCGACTGTCCGCCGACCTGAAGCGCATCTGCGAAGCGCAGATCGCGTTGTTTGAGCCGAAGTCGAAGAAAGCGCCGATGGACCGCTACGTGTTCATGACCCAGGCCGTCACCGATGGTTATGGTGGGCTGGAGCATCGCGCTTCGACCGCGCTGATCTGCAATCGTGGCGATCTGCCGGTGCAAGGACGCGACGCGCTCAGCGAAGGCTACCGAACCTACCTCGGCCTGTGCAGCCACGAGTATTTCCACACCTGGAACGTGAAGCGCATCAAGCCGGCGGTGTTCGCACCGTACGACCTGAACGAGGAGAACACCACGTCGTTGCTGTGGCTGTTCGAGGGCTTCACGTCTTACTACGACGATCTGATCCTCGTGCGCAGCGGGCTGATTTCGCCGGACGACTATTTCGGCCTGCTCGGCAAGGTGGTTGGCGGTGTGCTGCGCGGCAGCGGCCGCCTGAAGCAGACCGTCGCTGAGAGCTCGTTCGACGCGTGGGTCAAGTACTACCGTCAGGACGAGAATGCGCCGAACGCGATCGTCAGCTATTACACCAAGGGCTCGCTGGTCGCGCTCGCGTTCGATCTGACGATCCGCGCGCAGACCAACAACCGCAAATCGCTCGACGACGTGATGCGTCTGCTGTGGCAACGTTTCGGCCGCGATTTTTATCGCGGCAAGCCTGTCGGCGTGGAAGAAAGCGAGGTCGAAGCGCTGTTCGCGGAAGCAACCGGCGCGCAACTCGGCGAGCTGTTCGCCGAGGCCGTGCATGGCACGCGCGATTTGCCGCTCGAAACGCTGCTCGCGCCGTTCGGCGTCACGCTTGCGCCTGAATTCGACAAGAGCTCCCGGCCGTCGCTCGGCGCGCGTTTGCGCGGCGGCGCGGATTGCACGCTGGCGGCCGTGCATGAAGGCAGCGCCGCGCAGAAAGCAGGGCTCTCGGCCGGCGACGTGCTGATCGCGCTCGACGGCCTGCGCGTGACCGGCTCGAATCTTGACGGCCTGCTGGCACGCTATCAGTCGGGCGCGAAAGTCGAGATCCATGCGTTCCGCCGCGACGAACTGCGCACCACGCAAGTCAAGCTGGACGGGCCTGAGCCGGCACGCTACAAGCTCGCGGTCAGCGACAAGGGGACCGCCGCGCGCAAGGCCCGCGAGCGCTGGCTTGCAAGCTGATCGTAATCGTCGGCGCTATTAATCGACGGTCGAGAGCGGCGGATTGTTCTACCAATGCAACAATCCGTCGCTGCTGGATGGCTTTTTCTCGGGACGGTAAAAAAACACAATGACTCCACTCGCGCAAAACTGCGCGCCCCTACTGGAGTCACCCACATGACCACGATCCTGCAAATCAACTCGGCAGCCCGTTCGCAAGGCGCGAACTCGACGCTTCTCGTCAACGAACTGACCGCCAAGCTGCAACAATCGAATCCGGGCGCGCAAGTCGTCGTCCGCAATCTGCAAGCTGAGCCGCTGCCGCACCTGGACGACGCCGTCCTCGGCGCGTTCTTCACGCCGGCTGACCAACGCAACGCCGAGCAGGCCGAAATCGCCGCACGCAGCGAAGCGCTGATCGCCGAACTGCAAGCCGCCGACATCGTCGTGATCGGCGCACCGATGTACAACTTCGGTATCTCGTCGCAGCTCAAGACGTACTTCGACTTCATCGCACGCGCCGGCATCACGTTCCAGTACACGGCGAACGGTCCGGAAGGTCTCGTGAAGGGCAAGAAGGTCCACGTCGTGTCGGCCCGCGGCGGCAAGTATCTGGGCACGCCGAACGACAGCCAGACGCCGTATCTGAAGGCTTTCCTGGGTTTCCTCGGCATGACCGACGTGAACTTCATCTACGCCGAAGGCCTGAACATGGGCCCGGACGCAGCGACCGCCGCGCTGGTTTCGGCGCGCGAAGCGATTGCCGCTGCGTAAGAAGGTCGATGGAAGGATTGACGCGCCGGTTTGAACATGCGCGCATCGCGGTGCAGTGCGCGATGTAACGATGCAACGAGAAACGCCACGGGTTTGAAACCCGTGGCGTTTTTGCTTTTCTGGTTCGTGCGCCGATGCGCCGATGCACTGACTCGCCGATGCGCGCCTGGACGTATTGCGCTTACGCCAGCATCTGCGCTTCGTCCGGCAAGCGCCAGTCGATCGTTGCGCGGCCGTGTTGCGCGAGATACTCATTCGCCTTCGCAAAATGCCCGCAGCCGAGAAAGCCGCGATGCGCCGATAGCGGCGACGGATGCGGCGCTTCCAGCACATAGTGCGACTTGCCGCCAAGCAGCGCGCGCTTCGCTTGCGCGTGCGCGCCCCACAGCATGAACACCAGGCCGTCATGACGCATGGCGAGTTCGTGGATCAGCGTGTCCGTACACTTTTCCCAGCCGCGTTTCGCGTGGCTCGCCGCGGCGTCGCGCTCGACCGTCAGCACCGTGTTCAGCAGCAGCACGCCCTGTTTGGCCCACGTGTCGAGACAGCCGTGGCGCGGCGTGTCGTGGCCAAGGCTCGCGGCAATTTCCTTGAAGATGTTGCGCAGCGACGGCGGCGTACGCACGTTCGGCGCTACCGAAAACGCCAGCCCATGCGCTTGCGGCGTGCCGCGGTCTTCGCCGTGATACGGGTCCTGGCCGAGGATCACGACTTTCACTTCGTCGGGGCTCGTCAGGCGCAACGCGCGGAATACGTCGGCGGGATACACGGTCTTGCCGGCCGCGCGTTCACCGTCGACGAAACGGCACAGCGGTGCGTAAGCGTCGCTTTCGACGAACGGCTTGAGATGTGTGCGCCATGCCGGGGGCAGCGCGGCGAATTGGGCTTCAAGGGCCGGCGGTGCGCTAGCCGTTGAAGGCGAAACCGGGTTGGTCAGTGCGTCGGCGGGAGAGGGCGCGGCGTCGCCGAAAAGCGAAGCCTGCGACGAATCGGAGCGGGTACGGGAAGCGGAGGTCATGGCGGGGAAGTGTCGCAGCAAACGCGGTGTTGCTCAAGGTGCGGCGGTGAAGCGCGGACGGCGCGTGCCAGGCGCTGAGGTGTGCGCGACGTCGCGCGTTCATCAATCCGTATGGTTAGTGCGTGCCGCGTTGCTGCGCTTGCCGCCATTCAACCCGCTCGCAGTTGATACCCGCGCTGCGCTTTGCTGACGTTATCCGGCGCCAGCCCCGCGACGGCTGTCCCAAGTTCCGCCGCTAGCGCATGCAAAGCGGCTTCGTCGCCGGACTTCAGTTCGAGTTCGACCTCGGAAATCGGCGCGCGACGTGCTTCACCGTTCACTTCGGCGATCACGTCGCCTTGATCGATCGCGGCTTCGACCGTCGCATCGTTCAGCTCGATATTCCACAGCGTGCGCGTGAAGTCCGTGCGGAACAGTTCGACCAGCTCCGGCGCGGCCTGACGCAAAGCTTCAGCCGCGCTCGGCTCATCGCACTCGCGCAGTAACGTGTCGATCTCGAGCTTTTCGCCCGCCACCGGCATTTCCCACTCGTGCCGGCTATGCAAACCGTCCTTCGCTTCGCCCACTGTCTTGAAGGTTTGCAGCCAGCCGTCCGGCGTGTGACGCAAACGCAGCGCGCTTTTCGACTTCGCCAACGTCAGCGCCGGCGTATCGAAGTAAATATTCGCCAGCCTGACATCGCGCCCTTCCGCACCTGTACGTGCGACAAACCACTGCGTCGCCGCCCGCACCTGGTCAGCCGGCAGCGCCAGCTTGATTTCGCGTTCCATGCCCATGATCTGCTTTGCTCCGTGTACCGCCTTGCCGCGTGTCGACGTTGGCGCTCAGAAAAACATCCGCGCCAGTTCGACGCCCGGCTCTTCCGCGCGCATGAACGCCTCGCCGACGAGGAACGTGTGCACGTCCATCGCGCGCAGCCGTTCGACGTCGACGCGCGACAGAATGCCCGACTCGGTGACGACGATCCGGTCGTCCGGAATCGCTTCGAGCATGCCGATGGTCGTCTCGATCGACGTTTCGAACGTGCGCAGATTGCGGTTGTTGATACCGATCAGCGGCGTTTTCAGCGTGAGTGCTTCCATCAGTTCACGGCTGTCGTGCACTTCGACCAGCACGGCCAGATTCAGCGAATGCGCGAGCGCTTCGAGGTCTTGCATCTGCGACGTTTCGAGCGCGGCGGCGATCAGCAGGATCGCGTCGGCACCCATCGCGCGGGCCTCGACGATCTGATACGGATCGACGATGAAGTCTTTGCGCAACACCGGGAGTTTGCAGGCCGCGCGCGCTTCTTCCAGATACGCGACGCTGCCCTTGAAGAACTGCACGTCGGTCAGCACCGACAGACACGCCGCGCCGTGCTGTTCGTAAGAACGCGCGATCTCGGCGGGCACGAAGTGTTCGCGCAGCACGCCTTTCGACGGGCTCGCCTTCTTCACTTCGGCGATCACTGCGGCGAGGCCCGCCGTGTGTTTCGCGCGCAATGCGCCGACGAAATCGCGAATATCGCGCGACGCCGCTTCGAGGCGCAGTTCTTCGAGCGACGCGCTTTGCTGCGCCGCGCGGACTTCTTCGCGTTTGATCGCGATGATCTGGTCGAGAATGTCGCTCATCTGTGTCTCGCTACGTGATTAGTGCTTGAATTGCTGGGTAAAGCGGATCAGATCGTCGACCTTCGCACGAGCCTTGCCGCTCGCGATCGCTTCGCGTGCCAACTGAATGCCGTCTGCGATCGACGCCGCCACGTTCGCCGCATACAGCGCCGTGCCCGCGTTCAGCGTGACGATTTCGCGCGCGACGCCCGGCGTGTTGTCGAGCGCTTCGAGCAGCATCGCTTTCGATTCGGTCGCGTCCGCCACTTTCAGCGTGCGGTTCGACACCATCTGCAGGCCGAAGTCTTCCGGATGAATCTCGTACTCGTGGATCTGGCCGTCGCGCAACTCGCCGACCTGCGTCGCCGCGCCGAGCGAGACCTCGTCCATGCCGTCCATGCCGTACACCACCAGCACGTGCTTCGCGCCGAGGCGCTGCATCACTCGCACCTGAATCCCGACCAGGTCGCCGTGGAACACGCCCATCAACTGATTCGGCGCGCCGGCCGGATTGGTCAGCGGGCCGAGAATGTTGAACAGCGTGCGCACGCCGAGTTCACGGCGCACCGGCGCGATGTTCTTCATGGCCGGATGATGGTTCGGCGCGAACATGAAGCCCATGCCGGTTTCCGCGATCGACGCCGCCACCTGTTCCGGCTGCAGATCGATATTCACGCCGAGCGCTTCGAGCACGTCTGCGCTGCCCGACTTGCTCGACACGCCGCGTCCGCCGTGCTTCGCGACCTTCGCACCGGCCGCGGCCGTCACGAACATGGTCGCCGTGGAAATATTGAAGGTTTGCGAGCCGTCGCCGCCGGTCCCGACGATATCGACGAAGTTCGAGTTGTCCGGCACGTCGACGTGCCGGGCAAATTCACGCATCACCGTAGCGGCCGCGGTGATTTCGCCGATGGTCTCTTTTTTGACGCGCAAGCCGGTAATGATTGCCGCCGACATCACTGGCGACAGCTCGCCGCGCATGATGAGGCGCATCAGGTGCAGCATTTCGTCGTGGAAAATCTCGCGGTGCTCGATGGTTCGTTGCAGCGCTTCCTGGGGCGTAATCGACATGATTTCGTCTCTCTTCATCAGGCGCGTTGAGCGGACGCGAGTTTCGACTGCTTCACGAAGTTCTCGAGCAGTGCGTGGCCGTGTTCGGACAGGATCGATTCCGGATGGAATTGCACGCCTTCCACCGCCAGTTCCTTGTGACGCACGCCCATGATCTCGCCGTCTTCGGTCCATGCCGACACTTCGAGGCAGTCGGGCAGCGATTCGCGTTCGATCGCGAGCGAGTGGTAGCGGGTCACCACGAAGTGCTTCGGCAGGTCGGCGAACACGCCTTTGCAATCGGTTTCGATCGTGCTGACCTTGCCGTGCATGATGGTCTGCGCGCGCACCACGCGACCGCCGAACGCTTCGCCGATCGCCTGGTGGCCGAGGCACACACCGAGAATCGGCGTCTTGCCGGCGAATTCGCGCAGCACGTCGAGCGTAATGCCGGCGTGTTGCGGATTGCTCGGGCCGGGCGACAGGCAGATGCGCTCAGGGTTGAGCTTCGCGATTTCGTCCAGCGTGATTTCGTCGTTGCGGTAGGTGCGCACGTCTTCGCCGAGTTCGCCGAAGTACTGCACCAGGTTGTAGGTGAACGAGTCGTAGTTGTCGATCATTAGCAGCATGGTGTGTCTCCGGTCAGAAGTCGCTATCGAGGCCGTCTTGAACCTGCTCGGCGGCGCGCAACACGGCGCGTGCCTTGTTCTCGGTCTCTTGCCATTCGGATTCGGGCACCGAATCCGCGACGACACCCGCTGCCGCCTGCACATACAGATTGCCGTTCGCGATCACGCCGGTGCGGATCGTGATGGCGAGATCCATTTCGCCGGTGAACGACAGGTAGCCGACCGCTCCGCCGTACAGGCCGCGTTTGACGGGCTCCAGCTCGTCGATCAGTTCCATCGCGCGCACCTTCGGCGCGCCCGACAACGTGCCGGCCGGGAAGGTGGCGCGCAACACGTCGAAATTGGTGATGCCGGGCTTCAGCTTGCCTTCGACCGAACTCACGATGTGCTGCACGTGCGAGTATTTCTCGATCGCCATCTTGTCGGTCACGACCACCGAGCCGATCTGCGCGATGCGGCCCACGTCGTTACGCGCGAGGTCGATCAACATGACGTGCTCGGCGACTTCCTTCGGGTCGTTCAGCAGTTCGGTGGCGAGTTCCGCGTCGCGTTCAGGCGTGTTGCCGCGCGGACGCGTGCCGGCGAGCGGCCGGATCGTGACGATACGGTCCTCGCCGCGCTTTTCCTGGCGCACCAGAATTTCCGGCGATGCCCCCACGACATGGAAGTCGCCGAAGTTGTAGTAATACATATACGGCGACGGATTCAGCGAACGTAGCGCGCGGTACAGCGAGAGCGGGTTGTCGCGGAACGGCTTGGTCAGACGTTGGCCGACCTGCACTTGCATCAATTCACCGGCCGCGATGTATTCCTTCGCCTTGCGCACGGCGGCGAGGTAATCGTCTTTGGCGAATTCGCGGTAAGTCTCGGTGCGCACGCTGGCCGAGGTGACCGGCGGCTGCACGGTCGTGCGCAAACGCTGACGCAGTTCACGCAGACGCTGTTTGGCCTTCGTGTAAGCCTCGGGCTGCGTCGGGTCGGCGTAGACCACCAGATAGAGCTTGCCCGCGAGGTTGTCGATCACCGCGACTTCTTCGGTCAGCAGCAACTGGATATCGGGCAGATTCAGATCGTCTGGCGGCACGGTGTGCGCTAGCTTTTTCTCGATGTAACGCACCGCGTCATAGCCGAAATAACCGGCCAGACCGCCCGCGAAACGCGGCAGCCCAGGGCGTTGCGCCACTTTGAAACGGCCCTGGAATTGCTGGATGAATTCGAGCGGATCGCCTTCGTGCGTTTCGACGACCTTGCCGTCGCGCACCACTTCGGAGACGCCGTTCCGGGTACGCAGCAGCGTACGCGCCGGCAAGCCGATGAACGAATAGCGGCCGAAGCGTTCGCCACCCACCACCGATTCCAGCAGGAACGAGTTGGCGCCGTTACGCTCGCTCTGCGCGAGCTTCAGGTACAGCGATAGCGGCGTTTCGAGGTCGGCGAGCGCTTCGGCGATCAGCGGAATGCGATTGAAACCCTCGTTGGCGAGGGACTGGAATTCGAGTTCGGTCATGTTCCGATCCTGTACGGTGATCCGGCGGCAGCATGCGTCGGACAAAGCGGGGCGTTGCGCGGCCGGTCAGGGCGTTCGTTCGACAGTTTCGACACGATGATGATACCGACCGGCGCGAGTTTCCCATCGACGCGTGCAAGCAGTGTCAGCGCAGGACGGTACCTTGTGGGTACACGCAGGCCGATTCAACCGATGCAGCGAAACAAGACGATGGAAAAAACGCGTGAGCGCAGCGAAGCAAAAAACGGTTGCCGAAGACGAACTTCAGCGTACCTCAGGCGAGGTTAGCGCGACCAGCGACGCCAGGGCCAGGCTCCCCGGTCGATGCTAATCAGACTCCGTTTTTTGTTCAGAAACATGAGAATGGTGGACTTTTCAAGTCGTTGAATGGTGCGCTGCGATCGCCTTGGCGGCGTCGAGCAGCGAGGCAACTATACCATCGGATTTTATTTCTTGTATAGCGCGACCATGGTTGTAGCCATAGGGCACGGTCAGCGTCGCCATGCCCGCCGCACGGCCGGCCAGCGCGTCGTTTTCCGAATCGCCGATCGCCACCGTGGCTTGCGGCTCGACGCCTAACTGCGCCGCGGCGGTCAGCATGGGCAGCGGGTCCGGCTTCTTTTTCGCGAGGCTGTCGCCGCCGAGCACGACGCTGAAATATTGGGCAAGCCCGTATTGCTGCAACAGCTCGACCGCGAACCGGTGCGGCTTGTTGGTCACGCAGGCGAGCTTGATGCCGGCCTCGCGCATGGCGCTCAGACCGGCTTCCACGTCGGGATAGAGCCGCGTGTGCATGCCGTTGATCTTGGCGTACTCTTCCTGATAGATCGCGAGCGCTTCGTCGAAACGGTCTTGCGCATGCTCCGCTTCGAAACGCGGCGCCAGCACGCTGCGGATCAGATGCTCCGAACCTTTGCCGACATAGCCGACCACTTCTTCACGCGAGGTTTCGATCGCGTCGAGTTGCGCGAGCATGCCGTTCAGGCCGGCGGTGAAATCGTCGGCGGTATCGATCATCGTGCCGTCGAGGTCGATGATCGCGGCTTGCAGGCGCGGACCAGTGAATGCCGGCGAGGGAAGCAGGGCGTGAAGCGGGGCAGTCATAGGGTGTGCAGTTTTTAGTGCTGGATGTTGGCGAGCGCCGCGCGCATCTTGTCGATCACGACCTTGTGATCGGGCTGGCCGAAGATCGCCGAGCCGGCCACGAAAGTGTCCGCGCCGGCCGCCGCGATTTCGGCGATGTTGTCGACCTTCACGCCGCCGTCCACTTCCAGATGAATCTCGCGGCCGGTGCGCTCCTTGTACGCGTTGATACGCGCGCGCGCTTCGCGCAGCTTGTTGAGCGCTTCAGGAATAAACGACTGACCGCCGAACCCCGGATTCACCGACATGATCAACACGAGGTCGACTTTGTCCATCACGTGATCGAGGTAGTTCAGCGACGTGGCCGGGTTGAACACCAGACCAGCCTTGCAGCCGTGGTCGTGAATCAGCGACAGCGTGCGGTCGATATGGTCCGAGCCTTCAGGATGAAAGCTGATCAGATTCGCGCCGGCCTTGGCGAAATCCGGCACGATCCGGTCGACCGGGCGCACCATCAGATGCACGTCGATCGGCACGTTCACGTGCGGGCGGATCGCCTCGCACACGAGTGGCCCGATGGTCAGGTTCGGCACGTAATGGTTGTCCATCACGTCGAAGTGAATCCAGTCGGCGCCGGCGGCGACGACGTTGCGCACTTCCTCACCCAGACGGGCGAAGTCGGCGGACAGAATGCTGGGGGCAATGCGGAATTGCGTCATGGCGGGGAAGGATGCAAGCGGGAAAGCGTCATTTTACCGTTTTGTGCGCTCGGAAACCGGCTCGCGGACGGCGCGCGTCACTTTCGCGATGCGCGCCGTGAAGATGACAAAACGTCTGAATGGCCCTTGGCCAGAGGGATTTGTCCGGTTGCGGCCCTGCCGCGCATCAAGCAGAATGCCAATCCATAAGCACCGCGTCGCCAGTGTGCCCGCAAACCATTGGCATACGGGCTTTCCCGCGATTTTTCACAGCCCGTTTCACCAGATCGGAATCAGGATGAGCCAGTACGAATTCAGCGTCTCGGCGCAGGTGCAGTTTCTGCCCGAAGAGTCGGACCCGGAGCGCCGCCAGTATGCGTTCGCATACACGCTGACCATCCGCAACACGGGCCAGGTGCCGGCTCAATTGATTGCTCGGCATTGGGTGATTACCGACAGCGACAATAACGAGCAGGAAGTGAAGGGGCTGGGCGTGGTCGGCCACCAGCCGCTGCTCAAACCGGGCGAGCACTTCGAATATACGAGTTGGGCCGTGATCGGCACGCCGGTCGGCACAATGCGTGGCGAATATTTTTGTGTGGCGGAAGACGGCGAGCGCTTCGAAGCGCCGGTGCCGGAATTCATCCTGCGGATGCCGCGTACTTTGCATTGAACCGAGGCCGCTGACGGCGGTCTCTTAAACACTCCAACGCGCTTGGGCTTTTGCTCCGGGTGTTACGCAGAAGGCCTACTGCGGTTTCTGTTTTTTATGCTGTTCGGTCGAGTGGGCGCGCGTTATTTTCTTCTTGCCGGACGACGTCCACACCACGATAAAAACCAGCAGGAAAAGCGCGAGGAGCGACTCCAGCGCGAAGATGAGCATTGGGTATTCGTCGAACAGATCAGACATGGCGGTTTCCATCAAGAACGAACATTGTATGCGGTTTGTCCGCACGGCCGGAGCATGGCTCGGCGCGCTTTCGGTTGCGGTGATGCTGGCGTCCTGCGGAGGTGGCGGCGCGGTCCGGCCTTCGTTGTCGCCACCCACGGGCGCTGCGATCATACCCGGACAGATTGCCTCGACGCGGCTCACGGCGGTTGCGTGGCAACAGGTGCCGGGTTGGCAGGACGATTCGCTGATCGGCGCGACCGCCGCGCTGCGGCAAAACTGCGTGAGACTCGCGCGTCAGCCGAACTGGGCGCGCGCATGTGCCGCGGCCTCACAAATCGACGATCTCGACGTCACCAGCGCACGGGCTTTTTTCGAGGCCTATTTCACGCCGTTCCAGCTAGCGAATAACGACGGCACGCTCGACGGTCTCGTCACCGGTTACTACGAGCCTTTGCTGCGCGGTTCGCGCACGCGTCACGGCGTGTATCAGACCGCGCTGTATCGCTGGCCGTCCGGCTATCGCGCGGGCGCACCGCTGCCGGTGCGTGCGCAGCTCGAGCGCGCGGGCGTGCTTAACGGCAATGAACTGGTTTGGGTCGACGATCCGATCGAAGCGTTCTTCCTGCAGGTTCAAGGCTCCGGGCGAATCGTGATGGAAGACGGCAGCGTGATGAGACTTGGTTTTGGCGGGACGAATAATCAGCCGTACAAGTCGATTGGGCGCTGGCTGCTGGATCGTGGTGAGCTCACGCCGTCGCAGGCGACCATGCAAGGTATCAAGGCGTGGGCGCGCGCGAATCCGAATCGGGTCGATGCGCTGCTGGATACAAACCCGCGTTTCGTGTTCTTCCGCGAAATGCCTTCCGGCGAAAGCGTGCCGGGCGGCGGGGCGGATGGTCCGATTGGCGCGCTTGGCGTGCCGCTCACGCCGGAGCGTTCGATCGCGGTCGACCCGTCCTCGATTCCGCTGGGCACGCCGGTGTTTTTGCAGACCACGCGGCCATTGACTAACTCGCCGATGAATCGCCTCGTCTTCGCGCAGGACACCGGTTCCGCGATCAAGGGCGGGGTACGCGCGGATTACTTCTGGGGGCTCGGCGATGACGCCGGCGACCTGGCCGGGAAGATGAAGCAGGGTGGCCGGATGTGGTTGTTGTTGCCGAATTCGTGAGGTTGGGGCTGAGGTTGGGCTTGAGCTTGAGCTTGAGGGCTTAGGCTGTCGCAGGGCCTCGGCTGTCGGCAAGCTTCGGCTGCCGGTGAAGCGGCGGATTTCGTTTTGAAAACCGCCGCCTTCAACAGCCGCCTTTGGCCGACTTTCGTCAGAGGGAGCCCTTCCTCAAAGCCCCGACTTGCGTTTGTCCACCACGCGCCGTGCTTTACCCACCGAACGTTCAATCCCGTTCACCGCCAGCACATTCACCACGGCACTAACGCCGATCAATGCCTTGATGTCGTAAGTCAACGCCTGCTTTGCCGTAGACAGCGCAGCGGTGTCCGGCGCCGTCTCCGGACACGGTTCGACATTCAGCGTCAATACGTCGAGCGGCCCTTCCTTGGTCAGTACGATCTGATAATGCGGCGCGAGGGCATGCTGC is a genomic window of Paraburkholderia bryophila containing:
- the apaG gene encoding Co2+/Mg2+ efflux protein ApaG; translation: MSQYEFSVSAQVQFLPEESDPERRQYAFAYTLTIRNTGQVPAQLIARHWVITDSDNNEQEVKGLGVVGHQPLLKPGEHFEYTSWAVIGTPVGTMRGEYFCVAEDGERFEAPVPEFILRMPRTLH
- the mltA gene encoding murein transglycosylase A, which codes for MRFVRTAGAWLGALSVAVMLASCGGGGAVRPSLSPPTGAAIIPGQIASTRLTAVAWQQVPGWQDDSLIGATAALRQNCVRLARQPNWARACAAASQIDDLDVTSARAFFEAYFTPFQLANNDGTLDGLVTGYYEPLLRGSRTRHGVYQTALYRWPSGYRAGAPLPVRAQLERAGVLNGNELVWVDDPIEAFFLQVQGSGRIVMEDGSVMRLGFGGTNNQPYKSIGRWLLDRGELTPSQATMQGIKAWARANPNRVDALLDTNPRFVFFREMPSGESVPGGGADGPIGALGVPLTPERSIAVDPSSIPLGTPVFLQTTRPLTNSPMNRLVFAQDTGSAIKGGVRADYFWGLGDDAGDLAGKMKQGGRMWLLLPNS